In Anaerolineales bacterium, a single genomic region encodes these proteins:
- a CDS encoding glycosyltransferase family 4 protein produces the protein MSDVRAANPRVLLLHYTAFPVIGGVEKVMAQHERLLAEDGHPVRVLAGRGDPSSQVILRELDAAHPEVRKVLADLLRGEPAADFAALQRRIREALFPHLEWADVVILHNVMHLHLNLPLTAALHEWLDRRPRKRAISWCHDLSRYIRPSRKSPPKEGFPWSLLKKKRSQVAYAAVSGARRDLLAKTFRCPPESIRIIPNGVDPETLLGLSETGRRIAGRIRWASADLILFMPVRITRAKNIEFALRLTAAVRDAGVEARLVVSGPPDPHAADIRTYVGQIKDLRKNLNLDRAAYFLFEELPPKPDSPGLDDGVMGELYRLCDLMLMPSLREGFGMPVLEAGLAGRAVFASRMPAMENIDPELVHVLDPGGTPEEAARRILDWMAADKEFRLRRSIRRELTWEAVYCRSIRELVCPARETKRR, from the coding sequence ATGAGCGACGTGCGCGCGGCGAATCCCAGGGTGTTGTTGCTGCATTACACCGCGTTTCCGGTTATCGGCGGCGTGGAAAAGGTCATGGCGCAGCATGAGCGCCTGTTGGCCGAAGACGGTCATCCGGTGCGCGTACTGGCGGGCCGGGGAGACCCGTCCTCGCAGGTGATCCTGCGGGAATTGGATGCGGCACATCCGGAGGTCCGGAAGGTTTTAGCGGATTTATTGCGCGGCGAGCCTGCCGCGGATTTTGCGGCGCTGCAACGACGAATCCGGGAGGCGCTGTTCCCGCACCTCGAGTGGGCGGATGTGGTGATTCTGCATAACGTCATGCACCTGCACCTTAACCTTCCGTTGACCGCGGCTTTGCACGAGTGGCTCGATCGCCGGCCGCGAAAGCGGGCGATCTCCTGGTGCCACGACCTTTCCCGGTATATCCGCCCCTCCCGGAAGAGCCCCCCGAAGGAGGGGTTTCCCTGGTCGCTGCTGAAGAAAAAAAGATCTCAGGTTGCCTACGCCGCGGTCTCCGGCGCGCGGCGCGACCTGTTGGCGAAAACCTTCCGGTGTCCGCCTGAATCGATCCGGATCATCCCCAACGGCGTCGATCCGGAAACACTGTTGGGATTGTCCGAAACCGGCCGCCGGATTGCGGGGCGTATACGCTGGGCCTCGGCGGATCTGATCCTGTTCATGCCGGTCCGGATAACCCGGGCGAAAAACATCGAATTCGCCTTGCGGCTGACGGCCGCCGTGCGCGATGCCGGCGTGGAAGCCAGGTTGGTCGTCAGCGGGCCCCCGGATCCGCATGCGGCGGATATCCGTACCTATGTCGGCCAGATCAAGGATTTGCGCAAGAATCTGAATTTGGATCGGGCGGCCTATTTCTTATTTGAGGAGTTGCCTCCCAAACCGGATTCGCCGGGATTGGACGACGGTGTGATGGGAGAGTTGTATAGGTTGTGCGACCTGATGCTGATGCCAAGTCTGCGGGAGGGTTTCGGCATGCCGGTCCTGGAGGCGGGATTGGCCGGCCGGGCGGTGTTCGCCTCGCGAATGCCCGCCATGGAGAACATCGATCCGGAACTCGTTCACGTGCTTGATCCCGGCGGAACGCCGGAGGAGGCGGCGCGGCGGATCCTGGACTGGATGGCGGCCGATAAGGAATTCCGGCTTCGCCGGAGCATCCGCCGAGAGTTAACCTGGGAAGCCGTATATTGCCGGTCGATTCGGGAGTTGGTTTGCCCCGCAAGGGAAACGAAGAGGCGATGA